From one Mesotoga infera genomic stretch:
- a CDS encoding PstS family phosphate ABC transporter substrate-binding protein, with translation MKSFGVAVILIMLVGTAIGSTLVIKGSNTVYPVAQLWAEAYKEVNPDVEISIEGAGSSTGIKALFNGQTDIANSSRWIKSSEIEQMNQDGKYFIPFIVAYDGIAIVVNKSLEIENITVQQLYDIYSGKVTTWNQIDSSLPKVRIVPLSRDNASGTFEYFVEHVMKGEKLAPQVQQLASTRAEVEQVMQNRYAIGYIGMGYITEDVKALTVENIEPTVANVNAGTYPISRPLFMFVDATDGLPTGIIGEFLRFALSPEGQSAVLSVGYVNAYGIE, from the coding sequence ATGAAGAGTTTTGGCGTTGCAGTTATCTTAATCATGTTGGTTGGAACGGCAATCGGTTCTACACTAGTTATTAAGGGCTCCAACACTGTGTATCCTGTCGCCCAGTTATGGGCCGAGGCTTACAAAGAAGTCAATCCAGATGTGGAAATATCGATTGAGGGTGCGGGGTCTTCAACCGGTATAAAAGCTCTATTCAACGGGCAGACGGACATCGCAAATTCCAGTAGATGGATCAAGAGCTCGGAGATCGAGCAGATGAATCAAGACGGTAAGTACTTCATCCCCTTTATTGTAGCTTACGATGGGATCGCAATTGTTGTCAACAAGTCTCTTGAGATTGAAAACATTACTGTTCAACAGCTTTACGATATTTACTCGGGAAAGGTGACCACATGGAATCAAATCGATTCTTCTTTGCCGAAAGTGCGAATAGTACCCCTATCCAGAGACAACGCATCGGGAACATTTGAGTACTTCGTTGAGCACGTAATGAAGGGCGAAAAGTTAGCGCCGCAGGTTCAGCAGCTTGCATCGACGAGAGCCGAAGTTGAACAGGTTATGCAAAATCGCTATGCCATTGGTTATATAGGAATGGGATATATTACTGAAGACGTCAAAGCCCTTACAGTAGAGAATATTGAACCGACGGTGGCTAACGTAAACGCCGGCACATACCCAATTTCAAGACCGCTATTTATGTTTGTTGACGCAACCGATGGGTTGCCTACAGGTATCATAGGTGAATTTCTGAGATTTGCCCTCTCTCCGGAAGGACAGTCGGCGGTTCTCAGTGTGGGCTATGTAAACGCTTACGGCATAGAGTAG
- a CDS encoding undecaprenyl/decaprenyl-phosphate alpha-N-acetylglucosaminyl 1-phosphate transferase has product MMAFVYALVLSAILCFLFRRVGIKLDLVDRPAGTLKPHEKPISYMGGTAILLALVPWLIQSPEFFPAIIIMWTLGFADDLKGISPKIRLAVDVLVGFSVAFVIYGFSTVDSIILSIIFAGTVNAYNMVDGLDGICSTNMIVFGVFAFFTGFVPLMSLAVAGAYAGYMIFNYPPARLFMGDQGSYIAGTFVGTLLIQSWGSQNFVRVAAICWPVVLDLFVGFLRRSIAKKSPFAGDRDHYYDKIFRLSGQKKRVTLLISTGMALFYAVLGLFLPVALIPPVLLLTSLTQIFLLKSLRSTT; this is encoded by the coding sequence ATGATGGCTTTTGTCTACGCTCTCGTTCTCTCGGCCATACTATGTTTCCTTTTTCGGAGAGTTGGCATTAAGCTAGATCTGGTGGACAGGCCAGCAGGTACTCTAAAACCCCACGAAAAACCTATTAGCTATATGGGTGGAACTGCAATTCTACTTGCGCTCGTTCCATGGCTAATTCAGAGTCCCGAGTTCTTCCCCGCAATAATTATCATGTGGACTCTGGGCTTTGCGGACGACCTAAAAGGCATATCTCCAAAGATCAGACTGGCAGTGGATGTTCTTGTCGGATTCTCCGTTGCATTCGTAATCTACGGCTTCTCAACAGTCGATTCGATAATACTCTCAATCATCTTTGCAGGAACGGTTAACGCCTATAATATGGTGGATGGACTTGATGGAATTTGCTCAACTAATATGATTGTTTTCGGGGTCTTCGCCTTCTTCACGGGGTTTGTGCCTCTTATGTCTCTTGCAGTCGCTGGCGCTTATGCCGGATACATGATCTTTAATTATCCGCCTGCAAGGCTTTTTATGGGGGACCAGGGATCATACATCGCCGGAACTTTCGTGGGAACGTTACTCATACAGTCTTGGGGCAGTCAGAATTTCGTTCGAGTTGCAGCTATTTGCTGGCCCGTAGTTCTTGACCTTTTCGTGGGCTTCCTGAGAAGATCTATTGCAAAGAAATCACCTTTCGCAGGCGATAGAGATCACTATTACGACAAAATATTCAGACTCTCCGGACAAAAAAAGAGAGTCACGCTATTAATATCTACCGGCATGGCTCTCTTCTATGCAGTCTTGGGACTATTCCTACCAGTTGCGCTAATTCCCCCCGTATTACTGTTGACTTCATTGACTCAGATCTTCCTCCTTAAGTCTCTACGCTCTACTACTTAA
- a CDS encoding DegT/DnrJ/EryC1/StrS family aminotransferase, whose protein sequence is MFIPLSKPDVTEKEIIAVTDLMSSGILSIGPKVAEFEERFAEYVGVEHAVAVNSGTSALHLIVRSLDLKQGQTMITSSFTFVSSANVAIYEGAVPVFADIDEATYNISPETLEDALGYYSKNGLNTGQIELGPFIPDVFMAVDIFGHPLEWDGIEGVCNRHGVKIIEDSCEALGSSFMGRRTGTFGLAGAFAFYPNKQITTGEGGIIVTDDDKIAELSKSMRNQGRGTSEKWLEHVRLGYNYRMDEMSAALGIEQMKRIDEILAKRQRVADRYEKLLSKIDGVETPFVADYATSIGWFVYVIRLDEKIERCDFMKYLNDHGVQCRDYFRPIHLQPFYKTKFGFKNGMFPVTEELAERTVAIPFFNNLSEEEQQFVAHTIEKALEYN, encoded by the coding sequence ATGTTCATTCCCCTTTCCAAACCCGACGTGACTGAAAAAGAAATCATCGCTGTGACCGATCTAATGAGTAGTGGAATCCTATCTATCGGCCCCAAGGTTGCGGAGTTCGAAGAGAGATTTGCGGAATATGTCGGGGTCGAACATGCAGTTGCAGTTAACAGCGGAACAAGCGCCCTTCATCTTATAGTTCGCTCTCTCGACTTGAAACAGGGTCAGACGATGATCACAAGTTCATTCACTTTTGTGTCCTCAGCCAATGTTGCAATATACGAAGGTGCCGTTCCTGTATTCGCAGATATCGATGAAGCAACATATAACATATCTCCGGAGACTTTGGAAGATGCCCTTGGCTACTATTCGAAAAACGGTTTGAATACAGGTCAAATTGAGTTAGGACCCTTCATTCCTGATGTCTTCATGGCGGTCGATATTTTCGGTCATCCACTCGAATGGGACGGGATAGAAGGTGTCTGTAATAGACACGGTGTAAAAATAATAGAGGATTCTTGTGAGGCGCTGGGGAGCTCCTTCATGGGGCGAAGAACCGGCACTTTCGGTCTCGCAGGTGCATTTGCATTCTACCCGAACAAGCAAATCACGACAGGAGAGGGTGGAATAATTGTCACTGACGACGACAAGATTGCCGAATTATCGAAAAGCATGAGGAATCAGGGAAGAGGCACATCAGAAAAATGGCTTGAACACGTGAGGTTGGGCTACAATTATCGGATGGACGAGATGTCTGCAGCACTGGGCATAGAGCAGATGAAAAGGATTGATGAAATTCTAGCAAAGAGGCAAAGAGTTGCAGACAGATACGAGAAATTGCTTTCAAAGATTGATGGGGTTGAGACTCCCTTTGTGGCAGACTACGCTACAAGTATCGGCTGGTTCGTATATGTCATAAGGCTTGATGAAAAGATAGAGAGATGCGACTTCATGAAATATCTCAATGACCATGGTGTTCAGTGCCGAGACTATTTTAGACCTATCCACCTTCAACCCTTTTATAAGACAAAGTTCGGTTTCAAGAATGGCATGTTTCCCGTAACTGAAGAGCTTGCAGAAAGAACGGTTGCCATTCCTTTCTTCAATAATCTGTCTGAAGAAGAACAGCAGTTCGTTGCCCACACTATTGAAAAGGCTTTGGAATACAACTGA
- the pstA gene encoding phosphate ABC transporter permease PstA — protein sequence MIMDRIAKIVLGIISYLLVTIILLIVGFLILSGLDDINLEFLTTFPKNSMTEGGIWPSILGTAYFLSIALLFSVPTGILAAVYLSEYSKENRLQRLVLTANNILAGIPSVVFGMFGLSLFSITFGFGTSVIAGGLTLGIMSLPYIISNTHESLVAVPKSYREASMALGANKSETTFKIVIPASSSRILTGVIIAIGRIIGETAPLLFTGAAFYITRNPSSPLEPAMALPTHIFVLSAIYPDNVTPKLEGSVSVLLIIVVALFMSVAMRRRRESRKMEG from the coding sequence ATGATAATGGATCGAATTGCGAAGATAGTCCTCGGAATCATATCCTATCTTCTTGTGACCATAATTCTCCTAATCGTGGGGTTCCTTATACTATCTGGCCTAGATGATATAAACCTGGAGTTTCTGACTACATTTCCAAAAAACTCAATGACTGAGGGGGGGATCTGGCCATCAATACTGGGGACCGCTTATTTCCTATCGATAGCCCTTCTTTTCTCGGTACCCACCGGGATTCTCGCAGCAGTATACCTCAGTGAATATAGTAAAGAGAATCGTTTGCAGCGTCTAGTACTTACAGCAAACAATATTCTTGCAGGCATACCTTCAGTCGTTTTTGGAATGTTCGGTTTGTCACTCTTCTCAATCACATTTGGATTCGGAACTTCAGTCATTGCAGGAGGCCTGACGCTCGGAATTATGTCCCTTCCGTATATAATCTCCAATACTCATGAGAGTCTTGTGGCAGTTCCGAAATCATATAGAGAAGCATCGATGGCCTTGGGTGCCAACAAATCTGAAACAACCTTCAAAATTGTTATTCCGGCATCCTCTTCAAGAATACTTACCGGAGTGATCATAGCAATTGGAAGAATAATTGGTGAGACAGCACCGTTGCTTTTCACAGGAGCTGCATTCTATATAACCAGAAATCCTTCTAGTCCTCTTGAACCGGCAATGGCTCTTCCTACACATATTTTCGTGCTATCGGCGATATATCCTGACAATGTAACTCCGAAGTTGGAGGGAAGTGTGTCAGTTCTCTTGATCATCGTTGTTGCACTGTTCATGTCGGTTGCAATGAGAAGAAGAAGGGAATCTCGGAAGATGGAGGGATGA
- a CDS encoding magnesium transporter CorA family protein, translated as MREILISENGKMNIVGAPVEGCWINVVAPDSGDIAFLKSLEIDEDFVFDALDQEERARFEQDEELIYVITKLPYLDSGDETVPYKTMTLGIAMKSGYFVTISGFESAIVSDVIEGRVRDISTKKRNRFLLRIFDRATVYYLRYLKEIRRLSNEVESELHRSTRNQELVAMLNLEKSLVFFTTSLRSNELMFEKLKRANILTLYEEDEELFEDISIENRQAIEMANIYSDILAGMMDAFASVISNNLNVVMKILTIVTLSLQIPTLVASVYGMNVELPFMNNSSIFYWSMGLSGVVAFLVAIILFKIRWFK; from the coding sequence GTGCGGGAGATTCTAATTTCTGAAAACGGGAAAATGAATATCGTGGGAGCACCAGTGGAAGGCTGCTGGATAAATGTGGTTGCTCCTGATAGTGGTGATATTGCTTTTCTGAAGAGCCTTGAAATCGATGAAGATTTTGTTTTCGATGCTCTGGACCAGGAAGAGAGAGCAAGATTTGAGCAAGATGAAGAGTTGATTTACGTAATCACAAAACTCCCATATCTTGACTCAGGCGATGAGACAGTTCCGTATAAGACAATGACGCTCGGAATAGCCATGAAATCTGGCTATTTTGTCACAATAAGCGGTTTCGAAAGCGCTATTGTTTCCGATGTGATTGAAGGTCGTGTAAGAGATATATCTACTAAGAAGCGTAATCGTTTTCTTCTAAGAATCTTCGATAGGGCAACGGTTTATTACCTTAGGTATCTGAAGGAAATCCGAAGACTGTCAAATGAAGTCGAATCAGAGTTGCACAGATCAACCAGGAATCAAGAACTTGTGGCAATGTTGAATCTCGAAAAGTCTTTGGTATTCTTTACTACTTCTCTTAGGTCAAACGAGTTGATGTTTGAAAAGCTGAAGAGAGCCAACATTCTGACTTTATACGAGGAGGACGAAGAGCTGTTTGAGGATATTTCCATTGAGAACAGACAGGCTATAGAGATGGCGAATATTTACAGCGACATTCTGGCGGGAATGATGGATGCCTTCGCGTCCGTTATTTCCAACAACCTCAACGTTGTAATGAAGATACTGACAATAGTGACTTTGTCTCTTCAGATTCCAACGCTGGTTGCATCGGTATACGGAATGAATGTCGAACTTCCTTTCATGAACAACAGCTCTATCTTCTACTGGTCAATGGGTCTCTCGGGAGTTGTGGCGTTTCTTGTTGCCATAATACTCTTCAAAATTAGATGGTTTAAGTAG
- the pstC gene encoding phosphate ABC transporter permease subunit PstC yields MSRKRIDLFSRVLVTGAALLTMVILFGIFFFLISDGVKVFGKISLKDFFLSTRWYPTYEDAEFGILALLSGTLAVTGLTLLISIPLGFISAIFLAEFSNRKTHDFLKYVFELTAGIPSVVLGSFGLKYISKWLMELFPMKVWAGLNILNASLMLSVLAMPYFVTLIEDALKAVPVDQKEASLALGANMTSTLFRVLIPQARSGILNAVILGTNRIIGETMVVLMIAGGATMIPQSIFDPVRPLTAAIAGEMGEVELASTHYFALFMIGVVLLTISLIFTVTAMRLKRGMRK; encoded by the coding sequence TTGAGTAGGAAGAGAATCGACCTTTTCTCAAGAGTGTTGGTAACGGGCGCTGCCCTACTGACAATGGTTATTCTGTTCGGAATATTCTTCTTTCTAATATCTGACGGGGTCAAAGTCTTTGGAAAGATATCTTTAAAAGACTTCTTCCTAAGTACTCGCTGGTACCCAACATATGAGGATGCCGAGTTTGGCATCCTCGCTCTCCTATCAGGAACACTTGCGGTCACAGGGCTTACCTTGCTTATTTCTATTCCATTGGGCTTCATATCCGCAATTTTCCTTGCAGAGTTCAGTAACAGGAAGACTCACGATTTCCTGAAGTACGTTTTTGAGCTTACGGCAGGAATACCTTCAGTTGTACTGGGAAGTTTCGGTTTGAAGTACATCTCCAAATGGTTGATGGAACTATTCCCGATGAAAGTATGGGCCGGACTGAACATCTTGAACGCCTCTTTGATGCTTTCCGTTCTTGCAATGCCTTATTTCGTAACTCTGATAGAAGATGCTTTGAAAGCCGTCCCAGTAGATCAGAAAGAGGCCTCGCTGGCACTCGGCGCTAACATGACCTCAACTCTCTTCAGGGTGCTCATTCCCCAAGCCAGAAGTGGAATTCTCAACGCAGTCATTCTTGGAACAAATAGAATAATTGGAGAGACTATGGTGGTCTTAATGATTGCGGGGGGCGCAACCATGATTCCACAATCAATCTTCGATCCGGTAAGACCGCTAACAGCGGCAATAGCAGGCGAAATGGGAGAAGTGGAGCTGGCAAGTACTCATTATTTCGCCCTTTTCATGATAGGAGTAGTCCTTCTGACGATATCTCTTATCTTCACAGTTACAGCAATGCGCTTGAAGAGAGGAATGAGAAAATGA
- a CDS encoding metallophosphoesterase produces the protein MKKYIVTFSLFLLIFAQTFSVYLNDVSQEGVTVNWFTEVPSNSYLIVYDGSNESIFSEQEVTLHRFRVSGLQPGMSYAYTVKSEKEGGVIYRSGGILTTAPLNKTPFSFAAYGDSRSNKSGHLEIAQAIADENVPLVVHTGDIVNGDDLIEEWISFFEVAEVLSDSVFYSAIGNHESEAANYTRFFAFPGNKRYYSFWYGDIFFVCLNTNEAFDKYSQQHAWLLTQLEEAEEKNPAFVIVYFHHPPYSYGTHGDHAYLKQYLVPVFESYKVDLVLNGHDHGYQRIERNGVTYIITAGGGAPLYDIGSGDGLIASAEAHHYMLFNYTLDGMTVYAKTATGLILDSFYISSRH, from the coding sequence TTGAAAAAATACATTGTTACCTTTTCCCTATTCTTACTGATCTTCGCTCAGACATTTTCGGTATACTTGAACGATGTTTCTCAAGAAGGAGTAACAGTTAACTGGTTCACCGAAGTGCCTTCTAACTCTTACCTAATCGTCTACGATGGCTCCAATGAGTCGATATTCTCAGAACAAGAGGTAACCCTTCATAGATTCAGAGTATCCGGTCTTCAACCTGGAATGAGTTACGCATATACCGTAAAAAGTGAGAAAGAAGGCGGAGTAATCTACAGGAGTGGCGGTATCCTTACAACAGCTCCTCTCAATAAGACGCCGTTTAGCTTCGCAGCCTACGGAGACAGCAGGAGCAACAAGAGTGGTCATCTAGAAATTGCTCAAGCAATTGCAGATGAAAATGTTCCACTCGTTGTTCACACGGGAGATATCGTTAACGGAGACGATCTTATCGAAGAGTGGATTAGTTTCTTTGAAGTTGCCGAAGTTTTATCAGATTCTGTTTTCTACAGTGCTATTGGAAATCATGAATCAGAAGCAGCAAATTACACCAGATTCTTTGCTTTCCCCGGAAATAAGAGGTATTACAGCTTCTGGTATGGAGATATTTTCTTTGTATGTCTAAACACAAATGAAGCATTTGACAAATACTCTCAGCAACATGCGTGGCTTCTGACACAACTCGAAGAAGCTGAAGAAAAGAACCCCGCATTCGTGATTGTTTACTTCCATCATCCTCCCTACAGTTACGGAACGCATGGCGATCATGCTTACTTGAAACAATACCTGGTTCCTGTATTCGAAAGCTACAAAGTGGATCTGGTTCTAAATGGTCATGATCACGGATATCAGAGAATCGAGAGAAACGGCGTTACCTACATCATTACTGCCGGAGGCGGAGCTCCGCTGTATGACATCGGTTCAGGTGACGGTTTGATAGCCTCCGCAGAAGCACACCACTATATGCTGTTCAACTACACTCTAGATGGAATGACTGTATACGCAAAGACAGCAACTGGTTTGATACTGGATAGTTTCTACATTTCAAGCCGCCATTAA